The proteins below are encoded in one region of Triticum aestivum cultivar Chinese Spring chromosome 1B, IWGSC CS RefSeq v2.1, whole genome shotgun sequence:
- the LOC123091674 gene encoding peroxidase 5, which yields MAMGVMLVAVVVVAGLLLHAATVAEAQTLRVGYYDQTCNRAESIVFEEVQKAWNADRSMPAALLRLHFHDCFVNGCDGSVLLESGDNQAEKNAPPNQSLRGFEVIDRAKARIEAVCKETVSCADILAYAARDSVRVATGGYEYKVPGGRPDGTVSRASMANSDLPPHKQRNVELLAQYFYRKGLSMDDVVVLSGAHTLGVTRCGTFDYRLMSDQDKGMNATFRNELRRQCGYDANRVVSLDAGSPYGFDTSYYANVLANRTVLESDAALNSPRTVARVRELRAAAPSAFFGSFAVAMGRMGAIRGANPGKVRANCRRVRT from the exons ATGGCCATGGGAGTAATGCTGGTCGCCGTCGTGGTCGTGGCGGGGCTGCTCCTGCACGCCGCCACCGTGGCCGAGGCGCAGACCCTCAGGGTTGGGTACTACGACCAGACGTGCAATAGAGCCGAGAGCATCGTGTTCGAGGAGGTCCAGAAGGCGTGGAACGCCGACAGGAGCATGCCGGCGGCGCTGCTCCGGCTgcacttccacgactgcttcgtcaaT GGGTGCGACGGGTCAGTGCTGCTGGAGTCCGGCGACAACCAGGCGGAGAAGAACGCGCCGCCGAACCAGAGCCTCCGGGGGTTCGAGGTGATCGACAGGGCCAAGGCGAGGATCGAGGCCGTTTGCAAGGAGACGGTGTCGTGCGCGGACATCCTCGCCTACGCCGCCAGGGACAGCGTCAGGGTCGCG ACCGGCGGGTACGAGTACAAGGTCCCCGGCGGGAGGCCGGACGGCACGGTGTCGCGGGCGAGCATGGCGAACAGCGACCTACCTCCGCACAAGCAGCGGAACGTGGAGCTGCTGGCGCAGTACTTCTACAGGAAGGGCCTGTCCATGGACGACGTGGTGGTCCTGTCGGGCGCGCACACGCTGGGGGTGACGCGGTGCGGCACGTTCGACTACCGGCTGATGAGCGACCAGGACAAGGGCATGAACGCGACCTTCAGGAACGAGCTGAGGCGGCAGTGCGGCTACGACGCGAACAGGGTGGTGTCCCTCGACGCCGGCAGCCCCTACGGGTTCGACACCAGCTACTACGCCAACGTGCTGGCCAACCGCACCGTGCTCGAGTCCGACGCCGCGCTCAACTCGCCCCGGACCGTAGCCAGGGTCAGGGAGCTCAGggccgccgccccgtccgccttcTTTGGCAGCTTCGCGGTTGCCATGGGCAGGATGGGCGCCATCCGCGGCGCCAATCCGGGCAAGGTCCGCGCTAACTGCAGGAGGGTCAGGACGTGA